A part of Oncorhynchus masou masou isolate Uvic2021 chromosome 30, UVic_Omas_1.1, whole genome shotgun sequence genomic DNA contains:
- the LOC135522365 gene encoding upstream stimulatory factor 2-like isoform X5 has translation MDMHLEQSLDTATSHEKQEEEVVQLEGDGEGEQTAVTIGSIQQAQAFADHNIQYQFRSEGGQVTYRVVQVTDQQLEGRDDGEGPISVVSTAAFPGAPQAVAQAVIQNPFSNGGSPVGETLGGETRFAYFPATAVSDGTVSVQTTSDPTQAGGQFYVMMTPPDILQTGTQRTIAPRTHPYPEKMDGPRTPRDERRRAQHNEVERRRRDKINNWIVTLSKIIPDCNIDSTKTGAVSHSSKGGILSKACDYIRELRQNNQRLLDGVKEVERVQVDNELCRQQIEELKNENALLRAQLQQHGIESVGETPPQ, from the exons TCACGAAAAACAAGAAGAGGAGGTCGTCCAATTAGAAG GAGACGGGGAAGGGGAGCAGACTGCTGTTACCATAGGCAGTATTCAGCAGGCCCAGGCATTCGCGGACCACAACATTCAGTACCAGTTCCGCTCTGAGGGTGGTCAG gtGACTTACCGCGTTGTCCAGGTAACTGACCAGCAGCTGGAGGGGAGAGATGACGGGGAAGGGCCGATTAGCGTGGTCTCCACGGCCGCCTTCCCCGGCGCTCCTCAAGCAGTGGCCCAG GCTGTGATCCAGAACCCTTTCAGTAATGGGGGTAGCCCCGTGGGAGAGACACTGGGAGGGGAGACGCGCTTCGCCTACTTCCCAGCTACGGCTGTGAGCGACGGCACTGTGTCTGTGCAGACCACCTCCGACCCCACTCAGGCCGGGG GTCAGTTCTACGTGATGATGACCCCTCCTGACATCTTGCAGACAGGCACACAGCGAACCATAGCCCCGCGCACACACCCCTACCCTGA GAAAATGGATGGCCCACGGACAcccagagatgagaggaggagagctcaACACAATGAAG TTGAGAGGCGGCGGAGAGACAAGATCAACAATTGGATTGTCACACTCTCCAAAATCATCCCCGACTGCAACATAGACAGCACCAAGACGGGGGCTGTAAGTCACTCT agTAAAGGGGGCATCCTGTCTAAGGCGTGTGACTACATCCGAGAGCTCCGTCAGAATAACCAGAGGCTCCTGGACGGTGtcaaagaggtggagagagtacAGGTGGACAACGAGCTCTGCAGACAGCAG ATCGAGGAGCTGAAGAATGAGAATGCCCTTCTCCGAGCTCAACTCCAGCAGCACGGCATCGAGAGTGTGGGCGAGACACCACCACAATGA
- the LOC135522365 gene encoding upstream stimulatory factor 2-like isoform X1, with amino-acid sequence MDMHLEQSLDTATSHEKQEEEVVQLEGDGEGEQTAVTIGSIQQAQAFADHNIQYQFRSEGGQVTYRVVQVTDQQLEGRDDGEGPISVVSTAAFPGAPQAVAQAVIQNPFSNGGSPVGETLGGETRFAYFPATAVSDGTVSVQTTSDPTQAGGQFYVMMTPPDILQTGTQRTIAPRTHPYPEDETEMLQHDGLNWKMDGPRTPRDERRRAQHNEVERRRRDKINNWIVTLSKIIPDCNIDSTKTGAVSHSSKGGILSKACDYIRELRQNNQRLLDGVKEVERVQVDNELCRQQIEELKNENALLRAQLQQHGIESVGETPPQ; translated from the exons TCACGAAAAACAAGAAGAGGAGGTCGTCCAATTAGAAG GAGACGGGGAAGGGGAGCAGACTGCTGTTACCATAGGCAGTATTCAGCAGGCCCAGGCATTCGCGGACCACAACATTCAGTACCAGTTCCGCTCTGAGGGTGGTCAG gtGACTTACCGCGTTGTCCAGGTAACTGACCAGCAGCTGGAGGGGAGAGATGACGGGGAAGGGCCGATTAGCGTGGTCTCCACGGCCGCCTTCCCCGGCGCTCCTCAAGCAGTGGCCCAG GCTGTGATCCAGAACCCTTTCAGTAATGGGGGTAGCCCCGTGGGAGAGACACTGGGAGGGGAGACGCGCTTCGCCTACTTCCCAGCTACGGCTGTGAGCGACGGCACTGTGTCTGTGCAGACCACCTCCGACCCCACTCAGGCCGGGG GTCAGTTCTACGTGATGATGACCCCTCCTGACATCTTGCAGACAGGCACACAGCGAACCATAGCCCCGCGCACACACCCCTACCCTGA AGACGAAACCGAGATGCTGCAACATGACGGTTTAAACTG GAAAATGGATGGCCCACGGACAcccagagatgagaggaggagagctcaACACAATGAAG TTGAGAGGCGGCGGAGAGACAAGATCAACAATTGGATTGTCACACTCTCCAAAATCATCCCCGACTGCAACATAGACAGCACCAAGACGGGGGCTGTAAGTCACTCT agTAAAGGGGGCATCCTGTCTAAGGCGTGTGACTACATCCGAGAGCTCCGTCAGAATAACCAGAGGCTCCTGGACGGTGtcaaagaggtggagagagtacAGGTGGACAACGAGCTCTGCAGACAGCAG ATCGAGGAGCTGAAGAATGAGAATGCCCTTCTCCGAGCTCAACTCCAGCAGCACGGCATCGAGAGTGTGGGCGAGACACCACCACAATGA
- the LOC135522365 gene encoding upstream stimulatory factor 2-like isoform X6, whose product MDMHLEQSLDTATSHEKQEEEVVQLEGDGEGEQTAVTIGSIQQAQAFADHNIQYQFRSEGGQVTYRVVQVTDQQLEGRDDGEGPISVVSTAAFPGAPQAVAQAVIQNPFSNGGSPVGETLGGETRFAYFPATAVSDGTVSVQTTSDPTQAGGQFYVMMTPPDILQTGTQRTIAPRTHPYPEKMDGPRTPRDERRRAQHNEVERRRRDKINNWIVTLSKIIPDCNIDSTKTGASKGGILSKACDYIRELRQNNQRLLDGVKEVERVQVDNELCRQQIEELKNENALLRAQLQQHGIESVGETPPQ is encoded by the exons TCACGAAAAACAAGAAGAGGAGGTCGTCCAATTAGAAG GAGACGGGGAAGGGGAGCAGACTGCTGTTACCATAGGCAGTATTCAGCAGGCCCAGGCATTCGCGGACCACAACATTCAGTACCAGTTCCGCTCTGAGGGTGGTCAG gtGACTTACCGCGTTGTCCAGGTAACTGACCAGCAGCTGGAGGGGAGAGATGACGGGGAAGGGCCGATTAGCGTGGTCTCCACGGCCGCCTTCCCCGGCGCTCCTCAAGCAGTGGCCCAG GCTGTGATCCAGAACCCTTTCAGTAATGGGGGTAGCCCCGTGGGAGAGACACTGGGAGGGGAGACGCGCTTCGCCTACTTCCCAGCTACGGCTGTGAGCGACGGCACTGTGTCTGTGCAGACCACCTCCGACCCCACTCAGGCCGGGG GTCAGTTCTACGTGATGATGACCCCTCCTGACATCTTGCAGACAGGCACACAGCGAACCATAGCCCCGCGCACACACCCCTACCCTGA GAAAATGGATGGCCCACGGACAcccagagatgagaggaggagagctcaACACAATGAAG TTGAGAGGCGGCGGAGAGACAAGATCAACAATTGGATTGTCACACTCTCCAAAATCATCCCCGACTGCAACATAGACAGCACCAAGACGGGGGCT agTAAAGGGGGCATCCTGTCTAAGGCGTGTGACTACATCCGAGAGCTCCGTCAGAATAACCAGAGGCTCCTGGACGGTGtcaaagaggtggagagagtacAGGTGGACAACGAGCTCTGCAGACAGCAG ATCGAGGAGCTGAAGAATGAGAATGCCCTTCTCCGAGCTCAACTCCAGCAGCACGGCATCGAGAGTGTGGGCGAGACACCACCACAATGA
- the LOC135522365 gene encoding upstream stimulatory factor 2-like isoform X3, translating into MDMHLEQSLDTATSHEKQEEEVVQLEGDGEGEQTAVTIGSIQQAQAFADHNIQYQFRSEGGQVTYRVVQVTDQQLEGRDDGEGPISVVSTAAFPGAPQAVAQAVIQNPFSNGGSPVGETLGGETRFAYFPATAVSDGTVSVQTTSDPTQAGGQFYVMMTPPDILQTGTQRTIAPRTHPYPEDETEMLQHDGLNWKMDGPRTPRDERRRAQHNEVERRRRDKINNWIVTLSKIIPDCNIDSTKTGASKGGILSKACDYIRELRQNNQRLLDGVKEVERVQVDNELCRQQIEELKNENALLRAQLQQHGIESVGETPPQ; encoded by the exons TCACGAAAAACAAGAAGAGGAGGTCGTCCAATTAGAAG GAGACGGGGAAGGGGAGCAGACTGCTGTTACCATAGGCAGTATTCAGCAGGCCCAGGCATTCGCGGACCACAACATTCAGTACCAGTTCCGCTCTGAGGGTGGTCAG gtGACTTACCGCGTTGTCCAGGTAACTGACCAGCAGCTGGAGGGGAGAGATGACGGGGAAGGGCCGATTAGCGTGGTCTCCACGGCCGCCTTCCCCGGCGCTCCTCAAGCAGTGGCCCAG GCTGTGATCCAGAACCCTTTCAGTAATGGGGGTAGCCCCGTGGGAGAGACACTGGGAGGGGAGACGCGCTTCGCCTACTTCCCAGCTACGGCTGTGAGCGACGGCACTGTGTCTGTGCAGACCACCTCCGACCCCACTCAGGCCGGGG GTCAGTTCTACGTGATGATGACCCCTCCTGACATCTTGCAGACAGGCACACAGCGAACCATAGCCCCGCGCACACACCCCTACCCTGA AGACGAAACCGAGATGCTGCAACATGACGGTTTAAACTG GAAAATGGATGGCCCACGGACAcccagagatgagaggaggagagctcaACACAATGAAG TTGAGAGGCGGCGGAGAGACAAGATCAACAATTGGATTGTCACACTCTCCAAAATCATCCCCGACTGCAACATAGACAGCACCAAGACGGGGGCT agTAAAGGGGGCATCCTGTCTAAGGCGTGTGACTACATCCGAGAGCTCCGTCAGAATAACCAGAGGCTCCTGGACGGTGtcaaagaggtggagagagtacAGGTGGACAACGAGCTCTGCAGACAGCAG ATCGAGGAGCTGAAGAATGAGAATGCCCTTCTCCGAGCTCAACTCCAGCAGCACGGCATCGAGAGTGTGGGCGAGACACCACCACAATGA
- the LOC135522365 gene encoding upstream stimulatory factor 2-like isoform X2, with translation MDMHLEQSLDTATSHEKQEEEVVQLEDGEGEQTAVTIGSIQQAQAFADHNIQYQFRSEGGQVTYRVVQVTDQQLEGRDDGEGPISVVSTAAFPGAPQAVAQAVIQNPFSNGGSPVGETLGGETRFAYFPATAVSDGTVSVQTTSDPTQAGGQFYVMMTPPDILQTGTQRTIAPRTHPYPEDETEMLQHDGLNWKMDGPRTPRDERRRAQHNEVERRRRDKINNWIVTLSKIIPDCNIDSTKTGAVSHSSKGGILSKACDYIRELRQNNQRLLDGVKEVERVQVDNELCRQQIEELKNENALLRAQLQQHGIESVGETPPQ, from the exons TCACGAAAAACAAGAAGAGGAGGTCGTCCAATTAGAAG ACGGGGAAGGGGAGCAGACTGCTGTTACCATAGGCAGTATTCAGCAGGCCCAGGCATTCGCGGACCACAACATTCAGTACCAGTTCCGCTCTGAGGGTGGTCAG gtGACTTACCGCGTTGTCCAGGTAACTGACCAGCAGCTGGAGGGGAGAGATGACGGGGAAGGGCCGATTAGCGTGGTCTCCACGGCCGCCTTCCCCGGCGCTCCTCAAGCAGTGGCCCAG GCTGTGATCCAGAACCCTTTCAGTAATGGGGGTAGCCCCGTGGGAGAGACACTGGGAGGGGAGACGCGCTTCGCCTACTTCCCAGCTACGGCTGTGAGCGACGGCACTGTGTCTGTGCAGACCACCTCCGACCCCACTCAGGCCGGGG GTCAGTTCTACGTGATGATGACCCCTCCTGACATCTTGCAGACAGGCACACAGCGAACCATAGCCCCGCGCACACACCCCTACCCTGA AGACGAAACCGAGATGCTGCAACATGACGGTTTAAACTG GAAAATGGATGGCCCACGGACAcccagagatgagaggaggagagctcaACACAATGAAG TTGAGAGGCGGCGGAGAGACAAGATCAACAATTGGATTGTCACACTCTCCAAAATCATCCCCGACTGCAACATAGACAGCACCAAGACGGGGGCTGTAAGTCACTCT agTAAAGGGGGCATCCTGTCTAAGGCGTGTGACTACATCCGAGAGCTCCGTCAGAATAACCAGAGGCTCCTGGACGGTGtcaaagaggtggagagagtacAGGTGGACAACGAGCTCTGCAGACAGCAG ATCGAGGAGCTGAAGAATGAGAATGCCCTTCTCCGAGCTCAACTCCAGCAGCACGGCATCGAGAGTGTGGGCGAGACACCACCACAATGA
- the LOC135522365 gene encoding upstream stimulatory factor 2-like isoform X7, whose protein sequence is MDMHLEQSLDTATSHEKQEEEVVQLEDGEGEQTAVTIGSIQQAQAFADHNIQYQFRSEGGQVTYRVVQVTDQQLEGRDDGEGPISVVSTAAFPGAPQAVAQAVIQNPFSNGGSPVGETLGGETRFAYFPATAVSDGTVSVQTTSDPTQAGGQFYVMMTPPDILQTGTQRTIAPRTHPYPEKMDGPRTPRDERRRAQHNEVERRRRDKINNWIVTLSKIIPDCNIDSTKTGASKGGILSKACDYIRELRQNNQRLLDGVKEVERVQVDNELCRQQIEELKNENALLRAQLQQHGIESVGETPPQ, encoded by the exons TCACGAAAAACAAGAAGAGGAGGTCGTCCAATTAGAAG ACGGGGAAGGGGAGCAGACTGCTGTTACCATAGGCAGTATTCAGCAGGCCCAGGCATTCGCGGACCACAACATTCAGTACCAGTTCCGCTCTGAGGGTGGTCAG gtGACTTACCGCGTTGTCCAGGTAACTGACCAGCAGCTGGAGGGGAGAGATGACGGGGAAGGGCCGATTAGCGTGGTCTCCACGGCCGCCTTCCCCGGCGCTCCTCAAGCAGTGGCCCAG GCTGTGATCCAGAACCCTTTCAGTAATGGGGGTAGCCCCGTGGGAGAGACACTGGGAGGGGAGACGCGCTTCGCCTACTTCCCAGCTACGGCTGTGAGCGACGGCACTGTGTCTGTGCAGACCACCTCCGACCCCACTCAGGCCGGGG GTCAGTTCTACGTGATGATGACCCCTCCTGACATCTTGCAGACAGGCACACAGCGAACCATAGCCCCGCGCACACACCCCTACCCTGA GAAAATGGATGGCCCACGGACAcccagagatgagaggaggagagctcaACACAATGAAG TTGAGAGGCGGCGGAGAGACAAGATCAACAATTGGATTGTCACACTCTCCAAAATCATCCCCGACTGCAACATAGACAGCACCAAGACGGGGGCT agTAAAGGGGGCATCCTGTCTAAGGCGTGTGACTACATCCGAGAGCTCCGTCAGAATAACCAGAGGCTCCTGGACGGTGtcaaagaggtggagagagtacAGGTGGACAACGAGCTCTGCAGACAGCAG ATCGAGGAGCTGAAGAATGAGAATGCCCTTCTCCGAGCTCAACTCCAGCAGCACGGCATCGAGAGTGTGGGCGAGACACCACCACAATGA
- the LOC135522365 gene encoding upstream stimulatory factor 2-like isoform X4, giving the protein MDMHLEQSLDTATSHEKQEEEVVQLEDGEGEQTAVTIGSIQQAQAFADHNIQYQFRSEGGQVTYRVVQVTDQQLEGRDDGEGPISVVSTAAFPGAPQAVAQAVIQNPFSNGGSPVGETLGGETRFAYFPATAVSDGTVSVQTTSDPTQAGGQFYVMMTPPDILQTGTQRTIAPRTHPYPEDETEMLQHDGLNWKMDGPRTPRDERRRAQHNEVERRRRDKINNWIVTLSKIIPDCNIDSTKTGASKGGILSKACDYIRELRQNNQRLLDGVKEVERVQVDNELCRQQIEELKNENALLRAQLQQHGIESVGETPPQ; this is encoded by the exons TCACGAAAAACAAGAAGAGGAGGTCGTCCAATTAGAAG ACGGGGAAGGGGAGCAGACTGCTGTTACCATAGGCAGTATTCAGCAGGCCCAGGCATTCGCGGACCACAACATTCAGTACCAGTTCCGCTCTGAGGGTGGTCAG gtGACTTACCGCGTTGTCCAGGTAACTGACCAGCAGCTGGAGGGGAGAGATGACGGGGAAGGGCCGATTAGCGTGGTCTCCACGGCCGCCTTCCCCGGCGCTCCTCAAGCAGTGGCCCAG GCTGTGATCCAGAACCCTTTCAGTAATGGGGGTAGCCCCGTGGGAGAGACACTGGGAGGGGAGACGCGCTTCGCCTACTTCCCAGCTACGGCTGTGAGCGACGGCACTGTGTCTGTGCAGACCACCTCCGACCCCACTCAGGCCGGGG GTCAGTTCTACGTGATGATGACCCCTCCTGACATCTTGCAGACAGGCACACAGCGAACCATAGCCCCGCGCACACACCCCTACCCTGA AGACGAAACCGAGATGCTGCAACATGACGGTTTAAACTG GAAAATGGATGGCCCACGGACAcccagagatgagaggaggagagctcaACACAATGAAG TTGAGAGGCGGCGGAGAGACAAGATCAACAATTGGATTGTCACACTCTCCAAAATCATCCCCGACTGCAACATAGACAGCACCAAGACGGGGGCT agTAAAGGGGGCATCCTGTCTAAGGCGTGTGACTACATCCGAGAGCTCCGTCAGAATAACCAGAGGCTCCTGGACGGTGtcaaagaggtggagagagtacAGGTGGACAACGAGCTCTGCAGACAGCAG ATCGAGGAGCTGAAGAATGAGAATGCCCTTCTCCGAGCTCAACTCCAGCAGCACGGCATCGAGAGTGTGGGCGAGACACCACCACAATGA
- the LOC135522366 gene encoding hepcidin-like, with the protein MKAFSVAFAVVVILACMCVLESIALPFSEVRTEEVGSIDSPVGEQQQPGSESMHLPEHFRFKRQSHLSLCRWCCNCCHNKGCGFCCKF; encoded by the exons ATGAAGGCCTTCAGTGTTGCATTTGCAGTGGTGGTCATCCTCGCATGTATGTGCGTCCTTGAAAGCATCGCTCTTCCTTTCTCCGAG GTGCGAACGGAGGAGGTTGGAAGCATTGACAGTCCAGTTGGGGAACAACAACAGCCTGGCAGCGAGTCCATGCATCTGCCG GAGCATTTCAGGTTCAAGCGTCAGAGCCACCTCTCCCTGTGCCGTTGGTGCTGCAACTGCTGTCACAACAAGGGCTGTGGCTTCTGCTGCAAATTCTGA